The Leptospira fletcheri genome includes a region encoding these proteins:
- a CDS encoding LA_3150 family lipoprotein: MKYLKLLMLTLVLASSSFCKSHQEDTSSLLLALAGAQTADGKNSIVVFDTTDGISYTGKCYDTFTAGGASGPAISPTAYFNIVLGGTAANNDFHKQNTSSSTCASGTSNFGFTGGGVPAIGSDFAFKVYYCDPNYSACKQAQWRAAGFP; this comes from the coding sequence ATGAAATATCTTAAATTGCTAATGTTAACCCTGGTTCTCGCTTCTAGCTCTTTTTGCAAAAGCCACCAGGAGGACACCAGCTCTCTTTTGCTCGCTTTAGCGGGAGCGCAGACTGCCGACGGAAAAAATTCCATCGTCGTATTCGATACTACGGACGGAATTTCGTACACCGGAAAATGCTACGATACCTTTACGGCGGGAGGAGCCAGCGGACCTGCCATTTCCCCCACTGCGTACTTCAATATCGTTCTGGGAGGAACCGCGGCAAACAACGACTTCCACAAGCAGAATACGAGTTCTAGCACCTGTGCATCCGGAACTTCCAACTTCGGATTTACGGGAGGGGGAGTCCCTGCAATCGGATCCGATTTCGCGTTTAAAGTATATTACTGCGACCCGAACTATTCTGCTTGCAAACAGGCACAATGGAGAGCTGCCGGATTTCCTTGA